Proteins encoded together in one Coffea arabica cultivar ET-39 chromosome 2c, Coffea Arabica ET-39 HiFi, whole genome shotgun sequence window:
- the LOC113727411 gene encoding S-locus-specific glycoprotein S6-like — MQMESISNSMFSYVLISFLLIRSCNGTDRISQNQTMADGETLVSSGGTFVLGFFKPPSSTNRYLGIWYNRSPETIVWVANKVSPLTDSDGVLTIHGDGNLVLLNGTKRIIWSSNSSSADAPMNLVAELLDSGNLVLKRQDGFKAESYVWQSFDFTTDTLLPGMKEGKNLQTGQTWYLTSWKNQNDPSPGEFSYKLDTIGLPQFVLRKGSEKKFRTGPWNGERFSGSPVRSSSFIAPIFVYNDTEIYYTYEMTDSSVLSRVTLDESGVIEHYMMNKGSSDWILIYRLPYDMCEEYGKCGPNGICRINSNPICQCLDGFVPKSKGDWDVLIWSGGCKRRTPLDCKSGDGFIKLKNVKLPDLLDFRLSQSMTTRECERECLKDCSCIAFTDSNITNGGSGCLMWFRDLIDIQEYDDKYSEQDIYLRMPKSELDAIENQNKKRALLILVIPTVFGGILVLCFVLCCMIRRRKEKRGMAVVD; from the exons ATGCAGATGGAGTCCATCTCAAATTCGATGTTTTCGTACGTCCTGATTTCGTTTCTCTTGATCCGATCCTGCAATGGAACCGATAGAATCAGCCAAAACCAAACCATGGCCGATGGTGAGACTCTGGTCTCCTCAGGTGGAACTTTTGTGCTGGGATTCTTTAAACCACCAAGTTCCACTAATCGATATCTGGGAATATGGTACAACAGATCTCCTGAAACGATTGTGTGGGTTGCAAACAAGGTAAGTCCACTAACAGATTCAGATGGAGTTCTAACAATCCACGGTGATGGAAATCTTGTACTTCTCAATGGAACGAAAAGGATCATCTGGTCATCGAATTCTTCTTCGGCAGATGCTCCAATGAACTTGGTCGCAGAGCTCTTGGATTCTGGAAACCTTGTTCTTAAAAGACAAGATGGTTTTAAAGCAGAAAGCTATGTATGGCAGAGCTTTGATTTCACAACTGACACACTTCTTCCAGGAATGAAGGAAGGAAAAAACTTGCAGACCGGCCAAACTTGGTACTTGACATCATGGAAAAATCAAAATGACCCTTCTCCTGGAGAATTCAGTTACAAACTTGACACTATTGGGTTGCCTCAGTTTGTTCTTCGCAAGGGATCAGAGAAGAAGTTCCGCACTGGGCCGTGGAATGGAGAGCGATTTAGTGGTTCTCCTGTGAGGAGCAGCAGTTTCATTGCGCCTATTTTTGTTTATAATGATACAGAAATATATTATACGTATGAAATGACGGATAGTTCAGTACTCTCGAGGGTAACGTTGGATGAGTCAGGCGTGATTGAACACTATATGATGAATAAAGGAAGTTCTGATTGGATACTCATATATAGGCTGCCCTATGATATGTGTGAAGAATATGGTAAGTGTGGTCCTAATGGCATTTGCAGGATCAATAGTAATCCAATTTGTCAGTGCTTGGACGGATTTGTTCCAAAGTCAAAAGGAGATTGGGATGTACTAATTTGGTCTGGTGGATGCAAGAGGAGAACCCCCTTGGATTGCAAGTCAGGAGATGGCTTTATAAAGCTTAAAAATGTTAAATTGCCAGACCTCTTGGACTTTCGGCTGAGTCAGAGCATGACCACTCGGGAATGTGAGAGAGAATGCCTGAAGGATTGTTCTTGTATTGCTTTCACAGACTCTAATATTACCAACGGAGGTAGTGGCTGTCTGATGTGGTTCCGTGACTTAATTGATATTCAAGAATATGATGACAAATATAGCGAGCAAGACATATATCTACGGATGCCAAAATCAGAATTAG ATGCAATCGAAAATCAGAACAAGAAAAGAGCATTGCTCATTCTAGTGATTCCAACAGTTTTTGGAGGGATACTTGTCCTTTGCTTCGTCTTATGCTGCATGATTCGGAGAAGGAAGGAGAAAAGAG GCATGGCTGTTGTGGACTGA
- the LOC113727409 gene encoding uncharacterized protein — protein sequence MATITVNFINSNFIPYPFKYQFLSNQNSLLADFLNPRKLITLKIQCCTKTSPNKKPRKPPMDKSNSSKNPNSKRAPNRRRSSTSYGTSRKSVLKKSFSQEQVYFSGPVSNDPVVGIIGGGMAGLICALYLEKRGIRSTVFDTGLHGLGGRMATRIIDPEPLIFDHAAQFFTVTDPEFAKLVHLWSEKGLVREWHGTVGELEAGGHFTPLPSSPPRYIGANGMRPLADTILSQTHLVNVVRPCWVSTLEPFNGMWHLSEKGKNCGQFDAIVIAHNGKCANRLLASSGLPLIARQMKRLNLSSIWALLAAFKDPLPLPASATAFPFEGAFVKGVDSISWMADNTKKFLGSHSHGPHCWTFLSTATFGKQNKVPQESIPVATAQRVKETMLADVEYALGLPKSSIQTPIFSRVQLWGAALPLNTPNVPCIFDPHGRAGICGDWLQGSSLEAAALSGMALANHAMSIFHYLYLFNPSVDLICCYWTCSE from the exons ATGGCCACCATTACCGTAAACTTCATCAACTCGAATTTCATTCCTTATCCCTTCAAATACCAATTCTTATCAAACCAAAATTCACTCCTTGCAGATTTCCTAAATCCCAGAAAACTAATCACCTTAAAAATCCAATGTTGTACCAAAACATCACCCAACAAGAAGCCCAGAAAACCACCCATGGACAAGAGTAATTCTTCTAAGAATCCCAATTCCAAACGGGCACCTAACCGCAGAAGATCCTCAACATCCTATGGAACGTCGAGGAAGTCAGTTCTGAAGAAGAGCTTTTCTCAAGAGCAGGTGTATTTCAGCGGTCCGGTGTCAAATGACCCCGTGGTCGGAATCATTGGAGGTGGCATGGCTGGCCTCATCTGCGCTCTTTACTTGGAGAAACGAGGGATTCGTTCCACTGTTTTCGATAcg GGACTTCATGGGCTGGGAGGAAGAATGGCAACAAGAATTATCGATCCCGAGCCCTTGATTTTTGACCATGCAGCTCAGTTTTTTACGGTGACTGATCCTGAGTTTGCTAAGCTGGTTCACTTGTGGTCTGAAAAAGGGCTGGTACGGGAATGGCATGGTACAGTTGGTGAGCTTGAGGCTGGTGGTCATTTCACTCCTCTTCCAAGTTCTCCACCCAGATATATAGGTGCTAATGGAATGCGACCTCTTGCAGATACTATTCTATCTCAG ACCCATTTGGTTAATGTGGTGCGGCCTTGCTGGGTAAGTACGCTTGAGCCATTTAATGGAATGTGGCACCTGAGTGAGAAGGGAAAAAATTGCGGGCAGTTTGATGCAATTGTTATTGCACATAACG GAAAATGTGCAAATAGATTGCTGGCATCATCAGGCTTACCACTAATTGCAAGACAAATGAAG AGGCTCAATCTGAGTTCCATTTGGGCTCTTCTTGCAGCTTTTAAAGATCCATTACCCCTCCCGGCCAGTGCAACTGCATTTCCTTTTGAAGGAGCTTTTGTGAAAGGAGTTGATTCCATCTCATGGATGGCTGACAACACAAAGAAATTCTTAGGCTCTCATAGCCATGGCCCTCACTGTTGGACATTTCTCAGCACAGCTACTTTTGGAAAGCAGAACAAAGTTCCACAA GAAAGTATTCCAGTTGCCACAGCACAGAGGGTGAAGGAAACTATGCTTGCAGATGTTGAGTATGCACTAGGACTACCGAAAAGCTCAATCCAGACACCCATTTTCAGTCGAGTGCAATTGTG GGGTGCAGCTCTACCTCTTAATACTCCAAATGTTCCATGCATCTTTGATCCTCATGGAAGAGCTGGCATATGTGGTGATTGGCTGCAGGGTTCAAGCTTGGAAGCTGCAGCATTAAGTGGCATGGCTCTTGCTAATCATGCaa TGTCAATATTCCATTACTTGTATCTATTCAACCCAAGTGTTGATTTGATCTGTTGTTACTGGACATGCTCTGAGTAA
- the LOC140035370 gene encoding uncharacterized mitochondrial protein AtMg00810-like isoform X1 — translation MHFSMEIWKKRYLKSAGKGLLYPNHGHTDIEGYSDADWAGSASDRRSTTGYCVFVGDNLVSWKSKKQTVVSRSSAESEYRAMAHTVCLRDCSRAFVDSTSGLYMNLELGRLT, via the exons atgcatttcagcatggagatttggaagaagag gtatcttaAGAGTGCTGGAAAAGGGTTGCTGTATCCAAATCATGGACACACCgatattgaaggatatagtgatgcagattgggctGGTTCTGCCTCAGATCGAAGATCGACCACAGGATATTGTGTGTTCGTTGGTGATAATTTAGTGTCGTGGAAGAGTAAGAAACAAACAGTTGTCtccagatcaagtgcagaatcggaataccgcgctatggctcacactgtat GTTTAAGAGACTGCAGCAGAGCGTTTGTGGATTCAACATCAGGTCTATATATGAATTTGGAACTAGGGCGTTTAACTTAG
- the LOC140035370 gene encoding uncharacterized mitochondrial protein AtMg00810-like isoform X2 yields the protein MHFSMEIWKKRYLKSAGKGLLYPNHGHTDIEGYSDADWAGSASDRRSTTGYCVFVGDNLVSWKSKKQTVVSRSSAESEYRAMAHTV from the exons atgcatttcagcatggagatttggaagaagag gtatcttaAGAGTGCTGGAAAAGGGTTGCTGTATCCAAATCATGGACACACCgatattgaaggatatagtgatgcagattgggctGGTTCTGCCTCAGATCGAAGATCGACCACAGGATATTGTGTGTTCGTTGGTGATAATTTAGTGTCGTGGAAGAGTAAGAAACAAACAGTTGTCtccagatcaagtgcagaatcggaataccgcgctatggctcacact GTTTAA